The Cronobacter sakazakii genome has a window encoding:
- a CDS encoding aminotransferase-like domain-containing protein, producing the protein MKKYQRLAQQITDQIALGVWHPGDRLPSLREQVVSSGMSFMTVSHAYQTLESQGIIVARPQSGYYVAPKPTPRAPQALEQVTRDEQVDINTYIFDVLQASTDAAVVPFGSAFPDPRLFPLAQLNRSLSSVSRSANAMSVIENLPPGNEALRHAIARRYAMQGMNVSPDEIVITAGALEALNLSLQAVTEPGDWVIVENPCFYGALQALERLRLKALSVATDAVNGIDLAALEKALQEYPVKACWLMSNAQNPLGFTLSAQKKQQLMALLSRYNVVLIEDDVYSELYYGREKPLPVKAWDDQGLTLHCSSFSKCLVAGFRIGWVAAGRHAQRIQQLQLMSTLSTSSPMQMALVDYLATRRYDTHLRRLRRVLAERKQAAWQSLRRHFPQAVKIHRSESGYFLWVELPAALDAGRLHEQALAHQISIAPGKMFTTSARWHNYFRFNASWAWGEREEQAVKTLARLIREAMAKAPQ; encoded by the coding sequence ATGAAAAAATACCAGCGGCTGGCTCAGCAGATAACCGATCAGATTGCCCTCGGGGTGTGGCACCCTGGCGACCGGCTGCCGTCCCTGCGCGAGCAGGTGGTCAGCAGCGGCATGAGCTTTATGACCGTGAGCCACGCCTATCAGACGCTGGAAAGTCAGGGGATCATCGTGGCGCGCCCGCAGTCCGGTTACTACGTCGCCCCGAAACCCACGCCCCGCGCGCCGCAGGCGCTCGAACAGGTGACCCGCGACGAGCAGGTCGACATCAACACCTATATTTTTGACGTGCTCCAGGCGAGCACCGACGCCGCCGTGGTGCCGTTCGGCTCGGCGTTTCCCGATCCGCGCCTCTTTCCACTGGCGCAGCTTAACCGCTCGCTCTCAAGCGTCAGCCGCTCGGCCAACGCCATGAGCGTGATTGAGAACCTGCCGCCGGGCAACGAGGCGCTGCGCCACGCTATCGCCCGGCGATACGCGATGCAAGGCATGAACGTCTCGCCCGATGAAATTGTCATTACCGCAGGGGCGCTCGAAGCCTTAAATCTGAGCCTCCAGGCGGTGACCGAGCCCGGCGACTGGGTGATTGTCGAAAACCCCTGTTTTTACGGCGCGCTTCAGGCGCTGGAGCGTTTACGGCTGAAGGCGCTCTCTGTGGCGACCGACGCGGTCAACGGCATCGATCTCGCGGCGCTCGAAAAGGCGCTGCAGGAGTACCCGGTGAAAGCCTGCTGGCTGATGAGCAACGCCCAGAACCCGCTCGGCTTTACGCTGAGCGCGCAGAAAAAGCAGCAGCTGATGGCGCTGCTTTCGCGCTACAACGTGGTGCTGATTGAAGATGATGTCTACAGCGAGCTTTACTACGGGCGCGAGAAACCGTTGCCGGTGAAAGCCTGGGATGACCAGGGGCTGACGCTGCACTGTTCGTCATTTTCCAAATGTCTGGTGGCCGGGTTTCGCATCGGCTGGGTGGCGGCGGGGCGCCATGCGCAGCGCATCCAGCAGCTTCAGTTGATGAGCACGCTCTCTACCAGCTCGCCGATGCAGATGGCGCTGGTGGATTATCTCGCCACGCGGCGCTACGACACCCACCTGCGGCGTCTGCGCCGCGTGCTGGCGGAGCGTAAACAGGCGGCGTGGCAGTCGCTGCGCCGCCACTTTCCGCAGGCGGTTAAAATTCACCGCAGCGAGAGCGGCTATTTCCTCTGGGTAGAATTGCCCGCGGCGCTTGATGCAGGAAGGCTTCACGAGCAGGCGCTGGCGCACCAGATAAGCATTGCGCCCGGCAAAATGTTCACCACCAGCGCGCGCTGGCATAACTATTTTCGCTTCAACGCCTCCTGGGCGTGGGGCGAGCGCGAAGAGCAGGCGGTGAAGACGCTCGCGCGGCTCATCCGCGAAGCAATGGCGAAAGCGCCGCAATGA
- a CDS encoding cytochrome ubiquinol oxidase subunit I has translation MFGLDAFHLARIQFAFTVSFHIIFPAITIGLASYLAVLEGLWVKTKNPVWRSLYHFWSKIFAVNFGMGVVSGLVMAYQFGTNWSGFSQFAGSITGPLLTYEVLTAFFLEAGFLGVMLFGWNKVGPGLHFFSTCMVALGTLISTFWILASNSWMHTPQGFEIHNGQVVPVDWVAVIFNPSFPYRLLHMSIAAFLSSAFFVGASAAWHLLRGNDTPAIRRMFSMALWMALIVAPIQAMIGDMHGLNTLKHQPAKIAAIEGHWENPPGEATPLTLFGIPDMDEERTKYALEVPKLGSIILTHSLDKQVPALKEFPKEDRPNSTIVFWSFRIMVAMGLLMILLGVISVWLRYKNRLYTSRPFHHFALWMGPAGLIAILAGWVTTEVGRQPWVVYGLQRTRDAVSGHGDLQMSLSLIAFIVVYTSVFGVGYSYMVRLIKKGPQPLDDIPSSTDGRPARPLSAAGESLDSAEEKA, from the coding sequence ATGTTTGGTTTAGATGCGTTTCATCTGGCAAGGATTCAGTTCGCCTTTACTGTTTCTTTCCACATTATTTTCCCCGCTATAACTATCGGTCTCGCCAGCTATCTGGCGGTGCTGGAAGGGCTGTGGGTGAAAACAAAAAATCCGGTATGGCGCTCGCTGTACCATTTCTGGTCGAAAATTTTCGCCGTTAACTTCGGGATGGGCGTGGTCTCAGGCCTGGTGATGGCCTATCAGTTCGGTACGAACTGGAGCGGCTTTTCACAGTTTGCGGGCAGTATTACCGGCCCGCTGCTGACCTACGAAGTGCTGACCGCCTTCTTCCTGGAAGCCGGTTTCCTCGGCGTGATGCTGTTTGGCTGGAATAAAGTCGGCCCCGGCCTGCACTTTTTCTCCACCTGCATGGTGGCGCTCGGCACGCTGATTTCGACCTTCTGGATCCTCGCCTCCAACAGCTGGATGCACACGCCGCAGGGCTTTGAGATCCACAACGGCCAGGTGGTGCCGGTGGACTGGGTGGCGGTAATTTTCAACCCCTCCTTCCCGTACCGCCTGCTGCATATGTCGATAGCGGCGTTTTTAAGCAGCGCGTTTTTTGTTGGCGCGTCTGCCGCCTGGCATCTGCTGCGCGGCAACGATACGCCCGCGATTCGCCGTATGTTCTCTATGGCGCTGTGGATGGCGCTGATAGTCGCCCCCATTCAGGCAATGATTGGCGATATGCACGGGCTGAATACGCTTAAGCATCAGCCCGCCAAAATCGCGGCCATTGAAGGCCACTGGGAGAACCCGCCGGGCGAGGCGACGCCGCTGACGCTCTTTGGCATCCCGGATATGGACGAAGAACGTACCAAATACGCGCTGGAAGTACCAAAACTCGGCAGCATTATCCTGACCCACAGCCTTGATAAACAGGTGCCGGCGCTTAAGGAGTTCCCGAAAGAAGATCGGCCGAACTCCACCATCGTGTTCTGGTCGTTTCGCATTATGGTGGCGATGGGGCTTTTAATGATCCTGCTTGGCGTAATCAGCGTCTGGCTGCGCTACAAGAACCGCCTCTACACGTCTCGCCCCTTCCACCACTTCGCGCTCTGGATGGGCCCGGCCGGGCTGATTGCCATTCTCGCAGGTTGGGTAACGACCGAAGTGGGCCGCCAGCCGTGGGTCGTGTACGGGCTGCAACGCACCCGCGACGCGGTCTCCGGCCACGGCGACCTGCAGATGAGCCTGAGCCTTATCGCCTTTATCGTGGTTTATACCTCCGTCTTCGGCGTCGGCTACAGCTACATGGTACGACTGATTAAAAAAGGGCCGCAGCCGCTGGATGATATCCCTTCCAGCACCGACGGCAGACCCGCGCGTCCGCTGTCGGCGGCAGGCGAATCTCTGGATAGCGCAGAGGAGAAAGCGTAA
- the cydB gene encoding cytochrome d ubiquinol oxidase subunit II: protein MGIDLSIIWFVIIVFATLMYIVMDGFDLGIGILFPFVRDGHDRDVMVNSVAPVWDGNETWLVLGGAGLFGAFPLAYAVIIDALTIPLTLMLIGLIFRGVAFEFRFKATPAHRPFWDKAFLSGSILATFCQGVVVGAVINGFKVTGRTFSGSALDWLTPFNLFCGVGLVVAYALLGASWIVMKSENQLHHNMRRLARSLLLALLAVIVIISAWTPLAHQAVSDRWFTLPNLWFLLPVPVLVALFSLWLWRKLADSESHTLPFVLTLGLIFLGFSGLGISIWPHIIPPDITLWEAAAPPASQGFMLVGALLIIPIILVYTFWSYYVFRGKVQHGEGYH from the coding sequence ATGGGTATCGATCTCTCCATTATCTGGTTCGTGATTATCGTCTTCGCCACGCTGATGTATATCGTGATGGACGGCTTTGATCTCGGCATCGGCATTCTGTTCCCGTTTGTGCGTGACGGTCACGACCGCGATGTGATGGTTAACAGCGTGGCCCCGGTGTGGGACGGCAACGAAACCTGGCTGGTGCTGGGCGGCGCGGGCCTGTTCGGCGCGTTTCCGCTGGCCTATGCCGTTATCATCGACGCGCTGACCATTCCGCTGACGCTGATGCTGATTGGCCTTATCTTTCGCGGCGTGGCGTTTGAGTTCCGCTTTAAAGCGACGCCCGCCCACCGGCCCTTCTGGGATAAGGCGTTTCTGAGCGGCTCGATCCTGGCGACCTTCTGCCAGGGCGTGGTGGTGGGCGCGGTGATTAACGGCTTTAAAGTCACAGGCCGCACCTTCAGCGGTTCCGCGCTCGACTGGCTGACGCCGTTTAACCTCTTCTGCGGCGTGGGGCTGGTGGTCGCCTATGCGCTGCTCGGCGCAAGCTGGATAGTCATGAAGAGTGAAAACCAGCTGCACCACAATATGCGTCGCCTCGCGCGTTCGCTACTGCTGGCGCTGCTGGCGGTGATCGTTATTATCAGCGCCTGGACGCCGCTCGCCCATCAGGCGGTTTCCGATCGCTGGTTCACGCTGCCTAATCTCTGGTTCCTGCTGCCGGTGCCGGTACTGGTGGCGCTGTTCAGCCTCTGGCTGTGGCGCAAGCTTGCGGACTCTGAGAGCCACACGCTGCCGTTCGTGCTGACGCTGGGGCTGATTTTCTTAGGCTTCAGCGGGCTTGGCATCAGCATCTGGCCTCACATCATTCCGCCTGATATCACGCTTTGGGAGGCCGCCGCGCCGCCGGCAAGCCAGGGCTTTATGCTGGTGGGCGCGCTGCTGATTATCCCGATAATTCTGGTCTACACCTTCTGGAGCTACTACGTGTTCCGCGGCAAAGTTCAGCATGGGGAGGGCTATCACTGA
- a CDS encoding DUF2474 domain-containing protein — MEHHDSPRWKKLLWLVVIWSASVLALGAVSMVLRLLMSAAGLKTH; from the coding sequence ATGGAACATCACGATTCGCCGCGCTGGAAAAAGCTGCTGTGGCTGGTGGTCATCTGGTCCGCGAGCGTTCTGGCGCTCGGCGCGGTCAGCATGGTGTTGCGCTTGCTGATGAGCGCCGCCGGGTTAAAAACCCACTAA
- a CDS encoding TetR/AcrR family transcriptional regulator — protein MSKAHHRSKSPEALRQTLLECAAGVIAEQGLTGLTQEKVIRRAGISKGGLQHHFPTRQALVDGVMHHLEQALLEEIQTLMAQDPNPNGRATRAYIHACVRKMPDSEQAMQRALMTAIFADPALQQRWGVFLRDALPRDDDEHASPEKTRRRLLCRMTADGFWFAALCGDHTVPPDDRAALIETLLAMTE, from the coding sequence ATGAGCAAAGCACATCATCGTTCAAAATCACCCGAGGCGCTGCGCCAGACGCTGCTGGAATGCGCCGCCGGGGTTATCGCCGAGCAAGGTCTGACGGGCCTTACGCAGGAAAAAGTCATTCGCCGCGCCGGGATCAGCAAAGGCGGTTTACAGCACCACTTCCCGACCCGCCAGGCGCTGGTGGACGGCGTGATGCACCACCTTGAACAGGCGCTGTTGGAAGAGATCCAGACGCTGATGGCTCAGGATCCGAACCCGAACGGTCGCGCCACACGCGCTTATATTCATGCCTGTGTCAGAAAAATGCCGGACAGTGAACAGGCCATGCAACGCGCGCTGATGACGGCGATTTTCGCCGACCCGGCCCTTCAGCAGCGCTGGGGCGTCTTTCTGCGGGACGCCCTGCCGCGCGACGACGACGAACACGCCTCGCCTGAGAAAACACGGCGTCGGCTGCTCTGCCGCATGACGGCAGATGGATTCTGGTTTGCCGCGCTCTGCGGCGACCACACGGTGCCGCCTGACGATCGGGCGGCGTTAATCGAAACTCTACTGGCAATGACGGAGTAA
- a CDS encoding SMR family transporter: MMTWLLLSVAIVCEVIGTTFLKLSEGFTRLLPTLVTALCYGIAFWCLSITMRTIPTGIIYAIWSGVGVVLIGVVGWIFLGQKLDLPAMLGMGLIIAGVLVINLFSHAVAH; encoded by the coding sequence ATCATGACCTGGCTGCTGCTCTCTGTGGCGATTGTGTGTGAAGTAATTGGCACGACGTTTTTAAAGCTCTCTGAAGGCTTTACCCGTCTGCTGCCGACGCTGGTGACAGCGCTGTGTTACGGTATCGCGTTCTGGTGTTTAAGCATCACCATGCGCACCATTCCGACCGGCATTATTTACGCTATCTGGTCTGGCGTCGGTGTTGTGCTGATTGGCGTGGTGGGCTGGATTTTTCTCGGCCAGAAGCTCGATCTGCCCGCCATGCTCGGCATGGGGCTGATTATCGCGGGCGTACTCGTGATAAACCTGTTCTCCCACGCCGTCGCGCATTGA
- a CDS encoding glycoside-pentoside-hexuronide (GPH):cation symporter — MVQQSAVLDKVTPAQDRLTVREKLGFGFGDAACNMSWGPVTMFLTWFYTDIFGLNAALIATMFLVVRLLDAFIDPVIGALADRYPTRHGRFRPWILYGCVPFCAICIFAFYTPDLSTGAKEIYAFVTYLLLSILYSTVNIPYCSLGSVITANPVDRVACQSYRFTMANSAVLLCSLTLLPLVDYLGGGNQQKGFFITNAMFSVIGLCLFLLCFFNTRERIMPQREKQENIVRNFRSAFKNDQWLMVVAGMFIGCIPAFVCGGATIYFTKYLMHLDNTMTTLFISIGVVACVLGNLATSFVTRYICKVKLYIAVGFITAAISVVIYFIDPQNVMLIFILNTLRAWIGAITVPVFWSFIADADDYGEWKLKKRMSGIYASGNLFALKVSLAIGGAITALVLSATHYVPEAAVQAPATQQAIMMLITFIPAIGGVLTSTIFLFYKLDKKTMQKIQDDLSVGKYASDAALR; from the coding sequence ATGGTGCAGCAATCAGCAGTGCTGGATAAAGTGACGCCTGCCCAGGACCGACTGACGGTCCGGGAGAAATTAGGTTTCGGATTTGGTGATGCGGCCTGCAATATGAGCTGGGGGCCGGTAACCATGTTTTTAACCTGGTTTTATACCGATATATTTGGCTTGAACGCCGCCCTTATCGCCACAATGTTTTTAGTGGTGCGGCTGCTCGATGCGTTTATTGATCCGGTCATTGGCGCGCTGGCGGACCGTTACCCGACCCGCCACGGCCGTTTTCGCCCGTGGATCCTCTACGGCTGCGTGCCTTTTTGCGCCATCTGTATTTTTGCGTTTTATACGCCGGATTTAAGCACTGGCGCGAAAGAGATATACGCTTTCGTCACCTATTTGCTGCTCTCCATTCTCTACAGCACCGTGAATATTCCTTACTGCTCGCTTGGCAGCGTGATCACCGCGAACCCGGTAGACCGCGTGGCCTGCCAGTCCTATCGCTTCACCATGGCTAACAGCGCCGTGCTGCTCTGCTCTCTGACGCTGCTGCCGCTGGTGGATTATCTTGGCGGCGGCAACCAGCAAAAAGGCTTTTTTATTACCAACGCGATGTTCTCGGTTATCGGCCTGTGCCTGTTTTTACTCTGCTTTTTTAATACCCGCGAACGCATTATGCCGCAGCGCGAAAAGCAGGAAAATATCGTGCGTAATTTCCGCTCGGCCTTTAAAAATGACCAGTGGCTGATGGTCGTCGCCGGGATGTTTATTGGCTGTATTCCGGCGTTCGTCTGTGGCGGCGCGACTATCTATTTCACCAAATATTTAATGCATCTCGATAACACCATGACGACGCTGTTTATCAGTATTGGCGTGGTCGCCTGCGTGCTCGGTAATCTCGCGACGAGTTTCGTCACCCGTTATATTTGCAAAGTGAAACTGTATATCGCGGTGGGTTTTATTACGGCCGCCATTTCCGTCGTGATTTATTTTATCGACCCGCAAAATGTGATGCTGATCTTTATTCTGAATACGCTGCGCGCGTGGATTGGCGCGATTACCGTTCCGGTATTCTGGTCGTTTATCGCCGATGCCGACGATTATGGCGAATGGAAACTCAAAAAACGCATGTCCGGTATTTATGCCTCCGGCAACCTGTTTGCGCTGAAAGTGAGCCTCGCCATCGGCGGTGCCATTACCGCGCTGGTGCTTTCCGCCACGCATTATGTTCCTGAAGCCGCCGTGCAGGCACCCGCGACACAGCAGGCCATTATGATGCTGATTACTTTTATTCCGGCCATCGGCGGCGTACTGACCTCCACCATTTTCCTGTTTTATAAGCTCGACAAAAAGACGATGCAGAAAATTCAGGATGACCTGAGCGTCGGCAAATATGCCAGCGATGCCGCCCTTCGTTAA
- the arfA gene encoding arabinosylfuranosidase ArfA yields the protein MTTLSFTLDPQNVISAIDPRLFGSFIEHLGRAVYTGVYEPEHPLADEDGFRKDVIDLVKGLHVTTVRYPGGNYVSGFNWRDSIGPKAERPVRLDYAWISKETNQFGIDEFARWCEKTGVEPMIAVNLGTGTPQEAGYFAEYCNHPGGTTLSDLRIQHGRREPYNFRLWCLGNEMDGPWQTGQMNAREYAHKARETAKILRCIDPKAQLVACGSSSSAMTTFPEWDRIVLEELYDYVDFISCHQYYENEGSETDFLASFVNMDNFIETIVSTANYAKAVRRSNKEMMISFDEWNVWYLRGDPWDAPMKDPANRFREAPPLLEDRYSFLDALVMGGLLCSLLNHADRVKMASLAQLVNVIAPIFTEPGKGALCQTLYWPFEMVASVSEGVVLRHQLPVPTFASKYGDARSVQSSVVYNEARGEIYIFAVNCDFTTAYELDINLPAFSDCRLKEHSVLRSDDLYAKNTFDDPNRVRPEIIDYPHGSLRENTLTLAPLTWNRITLSVPRA from the coding sequence ATGACCACGCTTTCATTTACGCTCGACCCGCAGAACGTGATTTCCGCCATCGACCCGCGCCTGTTTGGCTCGTTCATTGAACATCTGGGCCGCGCGGTCTATACCGGCGTCTATGAGCCTGAGCATCCGCTCGCGGATGAGGACGGGTTTCGTAAGGACGTGATTGATCTCGTCAAAGGGCTGCACGTCACCACGGTGCGCTACCCCGGCGGCAATTATGTCTCCGGCTTTAACTGGCGCGACAGCATCGGCCCGAAAGCAGAGCGCCCGGTGCGCCTCGATTACGCCTGGATAAGTAAAGAGACCAACCAGTTTGGCATTGATGAGTTTGCCCGCTGGTGCGAAAAAACCGGCGTCGAGCCGATGATCGCCGTGAACCTTGGCACCGGCACGCCGCAGGAGGCGGGCTATTTCGCCGAGTACTGCAACCACCCCGGCGGCACCACGCTCAGCGATTTGCGCATTCAGCACGGACGCCGCGAACCGTATAACTTCCGCCTGTGGTGTCTTGGCAATGAGATGGACGGGCCGTGGCAGACCGGGCAAATGAACGCCCGCGAGTATGCGCATAAGGCGCGCGAAACCGCGAAAATCCTGCGCTGTATCGACCCTAAGGCGCAGCTGGTGGCGTGCGGCAGCTCCAGCTCGGCGATGACGACCTTCCCGGAGTGGGACCGCATCGTGCTGGAGGAGCTGTACGATTACGTCGATTTTATCTCCTGTCACCAGTATTACGAGAACGAAGGCAGCGAGACCGATTTTCTCGCCTCGTTCGTCAATATGGATAATTTCATCGAAACCATCGTCAGCACCGCCAATTATGCCAAAGCGGTGCGGCGCAGTAATAAAGAGATGATGATTTCCTTTGACGAGTGGAACGTCTGGTATCTGCGCGGCGATCCGTGGGACGCGCCGATGAAAGATCCGGCGAACCGCTTCCGTGAGGCCCCACCGCTGCTGGAAGACCGCTACTCGTTCCTCGACGCGCTGGTGATGGGCGGCCTGCTCTGCTCGCTGCTGAACCACGCCGACCGGGTGAAAATGGCGAGCCTGGCGCAGCTGGTGAACGTCATCGCGCCGATTTTCACCGAGCCTGGCAAAGGCGCGCTCTGCCAGACGCTTTACTGGCCGTTTGAGATGGTCGCGAGCGTCAGCGAGGGCGTGGTGCTGCGCCACCAGCTGCCGGTGCCAACGTTTGCGAGCAAATATGGCGACGCCCGCAGCGTTCAGTCGTCAGTGGTGTATAACGAGGCGCGCGGCGAAATTTATATTTTCGCCGTGAACTGCGATTTCACTACCGCTTATGAGCTTGATATCAACCTGCCCGCCTTCAGCGACTGCCGTCTGAAAGAGCACAGCGTGCTGCGCAGCGACGATCTGTACGCGAAAAACACTTTCGACGATCCGAACCGCGTGCGCCCGGAGATTATCGATTACCCGCACGGCAGCCTGCGTGAGAACACGCTCACGCTCGCGCCGCTGACCTGGAACCGTATCACGCTGTCGGTCCCCCGCGCGTAA
- a CDS encoding TIGR04028 family ABC transporter substrate-binding protein — MHFSITARGVALGLAFGLINTASAAPVKGGTLIYLEQQAHTTLYPPAGGFYPNGGILNQITDKLTWQNPKTLEIEPWIAQSWSSNADKTEYTFKIRPGVTFSDGTPLDATAVAKNFDTYGLGNKAQRLPVSEVINNYQRSEVVDPLTVKFYFSKPSPGFLQGTSAIGSGLVSLSTLARNLDELGDARHIIGSGPFVVQSETLGREVNLIARKDYRWGPQNSAQQGPANLDGIKIVVTPEDSVRIGALLAGQADAIRQVQAYDEKQAADQQFPIYAAPTRGVNDSIAFRPANPLVADLKVRQALLHATNARQIVDTLFSPNYPVATSVVAKSAPGYRDLSARLTFDPALANRLLDEAGWQKGANGIRTKAGQPLSLTVYESLPQPQNKEVLQLVAQQWKQVGVQLNVRAGDAGTKAQDSLDPAKTPVNVVEVGRADPDVIKSQFHPLNRDALLQKGGLSQKTDFIDDKLNTLLTTIASEVDPQKRLAAAGDAQAYLIDNAYIIPIFEEPQVYAAAPWVKNLTFEAVGRPSFYGVWLEKH, encoded by the coding sequence ATGCACTTTTCCATTACCGCGCGCGGCGTGGCGCTCGGCCTCGCGTTTGGTCTGATCAATACGGCAAGCGCCGCGCCGGTGAAAGGCGGCACGCTGATTTATCTGGAGCAGCAGGCGCACACCACGCTCTACCCGCCCGCAGGGGGTTTTTACCCCAACGGCGGCATCCTGAACCAGATAACCGATAAGCTCACCTGGCAGAACCCGAAAACGCTGGAAATAGAGCCGTGGATAGCGCAGTCCTGGAGCAGCAACGCGGATAAAACCGAATACACCTTTAAAATCCGCCCCGGCGTGACGTTTTCTGACGGCACGCCGCTTGACGCCACTGCCGTGGCCAAAAACTTTGATACTTACGGGCTTGGCAATAAGGCACAGCGCCTGCCGGTTTCCGAGGTGATTAACAACTATCAGCGCAGCGAAGTCGTCGATCCGCTGACCGTGAAGTTTTATTTCAGCAAACCCTCGCCCGGTTTTTTACAGGGCACCTCGGCGATTGGCTCCGGGCTGGTGTCGCTCAGTACGCTCGCGCGCAATCTTGATGAGCTTGGCGACGCGCGCCATATCATCGGCTCCGGCCCGTTTGTAGTACAGAGCGAGACGCTGGGCCGCGAGGTGAATCTTATCGCGCGTAAGGATTACCGGTGGGGGCCGCAGAACAGCGCGCAGCAAGGCCCGGCGAATCTCGACGGCATTAAGATCGTGGTGACGCCCGAAGACAGCGTGCGCATCGGCGCGCTGCTGGCAGGCCAGGCAGACGCCATTCGCCAGGTGCAGGCGTATGATGAAAAACAGGCGGCGGATCAGCAGTTCCCCATCTATGCCGCGCCGACCCGCGGCGTCAATGACAGCATCGCCTTTCGCCCCGCCAACCCGCTGGTGGCTGACCTGAAAGTGCGCCAGGCGTTGCTTCACGCGACCAACGCGCGCCAGATTGTCGATACTCTCTTTTCACCGAACTATCCGGTCGCTACTTCTGTGGTGGCGAAAAGCGCGCCTGGCTATCGCGATTTAAGCGCCAGACTGACCTTTGACCCGGCGCTTGCGAACCGTCTGCTGGACGAAGCGGGCTGGCAAAAAGGCGCGAACGGGATTCGAACCAAAGCGGGACAGCCGCTGAGCCTGACCGTCTATGAATCGCTGCCGCAGCCGCAGAATAAAGAGGTGCTGCAACTGGTGGCGCAGCAGTGGAAACAAGTGGGCGTGCAGCTCAACGTGCGCGCGGGCGACGCGGGCACCAAAGCGCAGGACAGCCTCGATCCGGCCAAAACGCCGGTTAACGTGGTGGAAGTGGGCCGCGCCGATCCGGACGTCATCAAAAGCCAGTTTCACCCGTTAAACCGCGACGCGCTGCTGCAAAAAGGCGGCCTGAGCCAGAAAACCGATTTTATTGACGACAAGCTTAATACGCTTCTCACCACCATCGCCTCGGAGGTTGACCCGCAAAAACGTCTCGCGGCAGCGGGCGACGCGCAGGCGTATCTCATTGATAACGCCTACATCATTCCGATTTTCGAAGAGCCGCAGGTCTACGCCGCCGCGCCGTGGGTAAAAAACCTCACGTTTGAAGCGGTGGGCCGTCCGAGCTTTTACGGCGTCTGGCTGGAGAAACACTGA
- a CDS encoding ABC transporter permease: MDGRYLGARVGQALLVLWASFTVSFVLLQLLPGDAIAIKFQNPELGLNAAQIAQMRTAYGADAPLWRQYLESLGGALRGDFGFSLQAGVPVSALLAASLPATLRLAALGFTLALVIAVLLAALSTLSYGRALRRTFAALPSLFVAVPTFWLGITLIQLFSFQWRLIPVINPGFWEGLILPVMTLAVPISAPLAQLLIRNIDVVMHQPFVTVARAKGTSHRGVLWRHVARNALLPVLTVAGLLLGELIAGALVTETVFGLNGLGQLTRDAVNNQDLAVLQAIVLVAALGFVLINLLVDLLYPLLDPRLSLSRRAA; the protein is encoded by the coding sequence ATGGACGGGCGTTATCTCGGCGCGCGCGTCGGTCAGGCGCTGCTGGTGCTGTGGGCGAGCTTTACCGTCTCGTTTGTGCTGCTGCAACTGCTGCCGGGCGATGCGATCGCCATTAAGTTTCAGAACCCGGAACTGGGGTTAAACGCCGCCCAGATAGCGCAGATGCGCACCGCCTACGGCGCGGACGCGCCGCTGTGGCGGCAATATCTGGAAAGCCTCGGCGGCGCGCTGCGCGGCGATTTCGGCTTTTCCCTTCAGGCGGGCGTCCCGGTGAGCGCCCTGCTCGCCGCCAGCCTCCCCGCCACGCTGCGCCTTGCCGCGCTCGGGTTTACGCTGGCGCTGGTGATCGCCGTCCTGCTCGCCGCGCTCTCCACGCTGAGTTACGGGCGCGCGCTGCGCCGGACGTTCGCAGCGCTGCCGTCGCTGTTTGTCGCGGTGCCGACGTTCTGGCTTGGGATCACGCTTATTCAGCTTTTTTCTTTCCAGTGGCGGCTGATCCCGGTGATTAATCCGGGCTTCTGGGAGGGGCTGATACTGCCGGTGATGACGCTTGCAGTACCCATCAGCGCCCCGCTGGCGCAACTGTTGATTCGCAATATTGACGTGGTGATGCACCAGCCGTTTGTCACCGTCGCGCGCGCCAAAGGCACCAGCCACCGCGGCGTGCTGTGGCGTCACGTGGCGCGCAACGCCCTGCTGCCGGTGCTGACCGTCGCGGGCCTGCTGCTGGGTGAACTTATTGCCGGCGCGCTGGTGACTGAAACCGTGTTTGGCTTAAACGGGCTCGGACAACTGACCCGCGACGCGGTGAATAATCAGGATCTGGCGGTGTTACAGGCTATTGTGCTGGTGGCGGCGCTCGGGTTTGTACTCATCAATCTGCTGGTGGATCTGCTCTATCCGCTGCTCGATCCCCGGCTGTCACTGTCGCGGAGGGCCGCCTGA